From the Malus domestica chromosome 17, GDT2T_hap1 genome, one window contains:
- the LOC114822445 gene encoding fructose-bisphosphate aldolase 6, cytosolic-like, with protein sequence MSAYRGKYADELIANAAYIGTPGKGILAADESNGIIGKRFASINVENVQSNRRALRELLFTAPDVLQYLSGVILFEETLYQKTTSGKPFVDVLKERGVLPRIKVDQGTVELAGTNGETITQGLDGLAQCCQKYYEVGARFVKWRAVLKISPIEPSQLSIQENANGLAHYAIICQENGLVPIVEPEILVNGPHSINKCADMTERVLIACYKAFSDHYVLLEGTLLKPNMVTLRFDAKKASPEVIAEYTVRALLRTTYVAVSAVVFLSGGQSKDEATLNLNAMNQLKGNKPWFLSFSFRRALQHSTLKAWAGKEENIPKAHVALLTRAKANSEATFGIYKGDAKLGEGQGWGGAGKEGSLGRYVSDFGFA encoded by the coding sequence ATGTCTGCTTACAGAGGCAAATACGCTGATGAGCTTATCGCCAATGCTGCCTACATCGGGACCCCTGGAAAGGGTATTCTTGCTGCTGATGAGTCAAATGGCATAATCGGCAAACGTTTTGCTAGCATCAATGTTGAGAATGTTCAATCAAATAGACGTGCTCTTCGCGAACTCCTTTTCACTGCCCCTGATGTGCTCCAATACCTTAGTGGAGTTATCCTCTTTGAGGAAACCCTCTACCAGAAGACCACTTCAGGCAAGCCATTCGTTGATGTCTTGAAGGAAAGAGGTGTTCTCCCTAGAATTAAGGTCGACCAGGGTACCGTTGAGCTCGCCGGAACCAATGGTGAGACCATAACCCAGGGTCTTGATGGCCTTGCCCAGTGTTGCCAGAAGTACTATGAAGTTGGTGCACGGTTCGTAAAGTGGCGTGCTGTGCTTAAGATTAGCCCTATTGAACCATCTCAGCTGTCCATCCAAGAGAATGCCAACGGGTTAGCTCATTATGCCATCATCTGCCAGGAGAATGGCCTAGTCCCCATTGTTGAGCCAGAGATCCTGGTTAATGGACCACATTCCATCAATAAGTGTGCAGATATGACCGAACGTGTTCTTATCGCATGCTATAAGGCATTTAGCGACCACTATGTCCTGCTTGAAGGGACTCTCTTGAAACCCAACATGGTTACCCTAAGATTTGATGCCAAGAAGGCTTCACCAGAAGTGATTGCTGAGTACACAGTTCGTGCCTTGTTGCGCACTACCTATGTAGCTGTCTCTGCTGTTGTGTTCTTATCCGGTGGACAGAGTAAGGATGAGGCTACCCTCAACCTTAACGCAATGAACCAACTCAAAGGAAATAAGCCGTGGTTTCTATCCTTCTCCTTTAGACGTGCTCTTCAGCATAGCACACTGAAGGCATGGGCAGGGAAAGAGGAAAACATCCCAAAGGCACATGTTGCTCTCCTCACAAGGGCCAAGGCCAACTCAGAAGCTACTTTTGGAATCTACAAGGGTGATGCCAAACTCGGTGAGGGACAAGGATGGGGAGGAGCTGGAAAAGAAGGATCTCTGGGAAGGTACGTTTCGGATTTCGGATTTGCATGA
- the LOC114822446 gene encoding protein STRUBBELIG-RECEPTOR FAMILY 5-like, with the protein MGYNAPECTKSTAFTGKTDVYRFGVVMLELLTGRLPVDSSKPPTEQCLVRWATPQLHDLDALSQMVDPALRGLNPPKSISRGSQNFGHHCRRRCYSWCG; encoded by the exons ATGGGATACAACGCTCCAGAATGCACAAAGTCAACAGCGTTTACAGGAAAGACTGATGTTTACAGGTTTGGAGTAGTCATGTTGGAACTATTGACAGGTAGATTGCCTGTTGACAG TTCAAAACCACCGACGGAGCAGTGCCTTGTACGATGGGCAACTCCCCAGCTTCATGATCTCGATGCATTGTCACAAATGGTGGACCCTGCACTGCGTGGACTCAACCCTCCCAAGTCAATCTCACG CGGGAGCCAGAATTTTGGCCACCATTGTCGGAGGAGGTGCTACAGTTGGTGCGGTTAG